ACACAACCCCCAATTTGATTGTGTTCAGCTTGAAATTTAAGATGAAAAGAAGGTATAGAAAGTTTGACCATTAATGAGTATGTTATTGTATTACTCCATACGGTTTTCCTCATTTGTGGTTTGAGTAAGCAGCATTTGTTTGGCCTTTAGGTTTTAATTCCAGATTATTATCTGGAAATTAAGAGAAACATTACTACTGCCAACAGGGGATCGTATTTAGAGATGCTGAATTACTTCTTCATATAAATGTTCTTTAAGAGAAGATAGTACTAGGACACCTCTTACCAGCGTGGAAGTGACACCTGTAAAAACCCTTGTACGAACTGCAGGACAACACACTGATCATTCCCAAGGGCAGGCAGTCAGGGTTCAGGGTTCCCGATCCTCACCTCATCTGTAGCATCTTTATTTCTCCTGAACTCCTCCCTGGCCCAGTCCTTTAAATAGCGGCGATCTGCTTCAGCAGGGACCTCACGAATAGCCCTTAGGATCTTCCTGTATAACTGAAGAACCTGCTGTCGCCTCAGGAactgggaaggagagagggaagacCATCCGCTGTCCTAGGACACTGCTGCGAGCTGAACCCTCGGAGACTTTGTGGGACGTTCAAGAACCACAAAGTTCCCCACCGCGCAGTGCTGCCCAAGATCCCAGTCCATGAAGCTTGAATGCCATAGGAAGGGGCATTCCAAGCACGCTGCGGTGCCTCAGgccagctgcacacacacacacacacaacacgGGCGAGATCCCAGCTCACCCCTCGGCCACCCGCCTCCGCGGCCCAGCCCGCGGCTCCCACCCACCGgtcacctccctcaacctcgCTGCTGCCATTCTCCACCCGGGGGCGGGGGAGCGCTGCCAGCACTGCGGCTGCCGGGGGGAACCCGAGCCGTCCGCCCGCTCCTACCTGCTTCAGGTTGAGCGCACCCGGCGGCAGGCGGCTGGCGGCCATGATGGGGGCTCCGCCTCTCTCGATGCCGCCGAGCCCGCCCCCGGCGGGCGGGGCGCACCGGCCGCCATTTCCGCTGCCGCTGGCCGCGGGCTGCTGGCGGCCTCCTCGCTGTGGGCAGAGGGGGAGCCCGCGGGTGTTTGTGCCTCAGAGCTCAACGCCGAGACGGAGGCCAGGGCCCCCGGGACACCAGTAACCATATGCAACAAACTGGAACAACAAACCATAACGTGCACTGGAAACAAGATCCTTGCCATCTTAATGAAACTTTTGGTTTCTGAACTATTTTCTCCAATGACTACAACTACTCTGAAGTGTACTCTGGTGACTCATCCAATGAACTAAAACCACCTACTCCCACAGCTAAATTTCCCAAAGCATGCAAGTATTTGTGCTCGGTCATGAGAGACCTAAAGCACCTTGGAAACAGAGAACATGGTACCTGACATTTAACTGCTAATGGGGGTAGAGCTCCCATGTTAAGTCTGCAGTTCTGAAATGTGCTTATTGTGAATGAGCTGTGGCAAAGCAACACGAATAAAAGAAACATCCTCAGGGTCTTGTCACTGCTGCACCTCAGAACAGCCACAGCAGTACTTCCAAGTGAGGTTTTTCTACCTAGAAGCCAATGTGAACAATCGTATCTTGGAGCATGTATCCATGTTTCCAGCCGCTTCCTGAGCAACTCCTGCACCACACTTAAAACAAGCCACCTCCGAGGTTTGTACACAAGGAATAGCTTTAGAGATTAGACCAGGGGCATTTAAACAAAGTTTCCTTCAGGTTTCCTTCGAGAGAAGTCAGAAAGACTGGACCCTGAATCAAAATTCTGTGCTGGCATTATTCTCACAAAAGGAAGATGGGTTCATATGGAACTTTGTGCACTGCTAGAGAATGCACAGCATTTTCCATCCGACAAATTTATTCAAGCTTTGATCAACTGAAAGAACAGACGTCATAATTACAAACAGTGGTACCTCTCTTTATTAGTACAGACAATATAAGATGCATAGCTTTTGAAATGAACAATTATGTCCATGCTCTTAAAACATCAGATTAACGAAAGGTCCTCAGTGTCTGCCTTGGACAGAGGGGCAAACTTCACAGTGTAAACTTGCTAAGGATGATTGTATGGCATTATTCTCCTGTTGGTATCGTCAGACAAAAATCAGTGATAATTAAGTAGGATGTGTTAGACTGCAAAATAGTTTCAGGTTTTCAAGTacttgttttttggttgtttaaaACGCATCTGCTTCCCCCAGCTCCTCCCAAGAGAGGCACCCGCCACATGGGTGAAGCTAAAGAATGCTTTCTTGCAAAGACACCTCAAGTTCTTCTAATGCAGAACTGCCTTAGAAGCAATACCATTTTTTCTTATTGCAACAGACAGTGGCAGGAATAATATCACCACTGTGAACATTAcacaataatattttttttagaagtaaTAAGTTATTACAAGAGAAGTTAAAAAGTTTTGCAGTTTGAGAATAGGCAATGAAAGAAGAGGATGGTCTCACCATTGCATAACTGTCCTCTGACAAATGTGGAAGAATGCCCCTAAACCACTTTGTTCTTACCAAGTCTGACCTGCCAGAGGGCAACTCCTCCACATTAATCCTAGTTATAAAGAGGCTTTATGAACTCTGATGAAGTGCCACTTCATCTATGTCAGCAGCTTAGCAGCAATCAGGTATTGACTTCGTCTACAAAGTCTACAAAGTGTCTGAGGCAGTCACCAGCTCAAACCACTGTCTGAGTGCGTCACTGAGAGTTTCTGGAAGCGCGTTCACATCCCTAAGGATCATGTAGAATGGGAAGGGGAATTCTTCCATGTAAGATCTGATTTCAGGCAATTCCCCAGGACCTTTGAATATAGGTACTTTAATGTCCAAAATGGAAtcctgtgaaaagaaaaaattatgttACTACTTCAAATAGTTTTAATTCCTCCTCCATTAAATCAGAAGTTAATAAGACAGTTCTAAGATTAAAAGCTGCAAGTGTCCGACGGTAAATCAAACCAAAAGCTAAACACAAAGCAGTTAAGTACTTTTGCCCTTTCAGATAAAAGTGCTCTAATCATCAAATTACAGGCTAGAAGAGACTAAACTTAAGCTTCTGCAAAACCAAGTTCCATAAATAAATCCAGTCTTTCCTTAGTATTTTATTTGACTTTACTGAAGCACTTCAGTTTTATACACGTGATGCCTTCCCGACACTGTAAGCTCCCGTTATCTGTAAGCTCTTTAGGGCTGAGCTCCACTTTTATCTGTGCAGTGATACAAGATTCTTctgcaaattattttgtaatatttcagtactacaaagacaaaaatcagaTTCAAccccagctgtgctgcttgtAAAGTCACTGCTCAGTTGCCCAGCATGGCAGCTCAGAAAATTAATACAGCCTATGAACAACACATTTCACTGTCCAGAATTTTCACTTGACATTACAGCCAGGTTTCATTTGAACCTTGTATCTGTCAGCAACTGAACTGGTGGTACCCAGCTTTCTCAGTTCAGGTGCTAAATACCTCTCCTGTACTCCTTTCAGTCTAATGTTTACTTTCACATTGGCTCCAGCTGCCATTTCAAACGGAGACTGCTGTCAGACACGATCAATTTGAATCAAAACTGAGATGGAACAAAGCATCTCTAAAACTCTGAATCTGTCAACCTGCCAGCTCCTTCTCTGGTGGCCGAAATCTACAACCTTTACATTTGAAGACAGAACCTCTTAGTTAGCCTTTCTGTGGCATGGAAGccaatctttcttctttttaatacaaaaggGATTAAGAACCACAGTAGGGAGAAATCACAAAAGATCTGACAgacatgaaaaactgaaattgaGCTCAATATCCTTGACCTCTGCAGAAGATAAGATAGCTGTATAGCACTacaaaaagacaagaaaaagattTGTATCAGTTTCTCATTCACTGCAGTTGAATACTTCTCCCTTGTTCACTGACTTACCCGGGAATTAGGATTGTCCAACActacaaaaataacaaagataTTGGCATTCTGAGCTGCTTGAACTGCTGCTGTCACTCGTTCCTTGCCTTCCAAGAAAAGGCCTCTTCCATCAGATACAATCAAAAGCAGCTGCGCTGTTTCTGAGcacaaagaacatttaaaattacagtGAGTTAAGAGTAATCCACTTATAAAGGCAAATAAGAGTATTTTGTTCTAAGCCTCCTGGGTATAATGGAAAAATGAATATTCCTAATGAAATTGAGTCTTTATCAAAGAGAATTCTGACTTAAACATTAAACTGCAGTTACCAGTAGGTCAAGAAAGAAAGTTTTTTCCCACGGTGTGAAACCACTGggaataatgggaaaaaaagccccagtCCATCAGTACCATAATCAAGGATGAAAGGCATGGAAAATACCTAATGAACTTAGTCATGGCCCTGTCTTTCATGTCTAGTAATTACCTTGGAGTTAAATATCGGCTGAATTACAAGAGTCCAGCCACTAGTAAAGCAGCAATGAAACAGAGTCCAAATCTATTCCTCCTATTCCTCCAGAAGCAGGTACTTATGAGTGCATCTGTGTCAGCATTTCACCTTGGACTGTGCTTCTGAAACATGTTTCCCTCTTGTCCCTGCTTTAATGGGCTTGGCTTCCACAAGAGCAGCCTTGAACTGCCCCAGATGAGTTATTTATGGAGGAAACTAATCCGAAAGATGAGTTTCAGAGGCACAGTCAAGGCAGTACAAGCACTACAGGGCATTCTGCCTTTGGGACCAGACGAGCTAGTATGAAGTAAACCTCTTAAAACTTACACAGCACAGATGCTCCTCAGCACTGATCATTTTCTGGTGGCATGTTACTTGAACCAAGTGGCCCCCAGAGATACATCCCTCTAAAGGGACATTCTAACCAAGTTATGCATCTTACCATCTTTTAATTACAAGGGAAATCACAGTAATTACTGTCAGGAATGCAAGCCCCTCTCTCCTGTTTACCCTGCAGCTTAATGGCTAGGGGAGAGACGTAGAACGCTTCCTCCTTTTCCGCAGACAGGCCCCAGATATGAGAGTGCTTGATCTTTTTACAAATGGGGTGATGTATCCTACTGCCTTTTCTTGTGCTAGCTGCCTGATTCTAGGGAGCTGAttgctgctccatcccagcctAGTTCAAGAAgactggaagctgctctcaCTCGGAATATTCTGACAGCCTGGCAAACCAGCTGTGGATTATAAATCCCAGATTGTCAATTTCTTGGAGTACTTCAAGAACTTTTTTCAAATCTGGGTGCCACCATGATAAACTTTTAACCAGAAAAAAGCAGCCTTTTATGCTAACTGTGGGTCAGCCATGAGGTGAAAAGCCTTCCAGCTTTCCTGGGAAATTTGAGCAGCTCATAACCTAAACTTGCCCTACAGTGAAAGGCAGGTAGGAGGCAAACACTCTCCTCAGAATAGCGTGCTTCTGGATACCTAGAGAAGCCAGGCTCTCAAGCAAGAGCAGAAGTGCCTAGGGAGTCAGGGTCACTAGGAAGCTGGACAATGGTCTAACGCAGGCATAGTATAGGACTTAAAAATTATCTGGAAACATGACGTAAAAGGAGGCAGGTAGGGTatgcctttttaaaaagccCTAACATTTCCATGAATTACTGACAA
This window of the Melopsittacus undulatus isolate bMelUnd1 chromosome 3, bMelUnd1.mat.Z, whole genome shotgun sequence genome carries:
- the LYRM2 gene encoding LYR motif-containing protein 2 codes for the protein MAASRLPPGALNLKQFLRRQQVLQLYRKILRAIREVPAEADRRYLKDWAREEFRRNKDATDEDAIRMMITQGNMQLQELQRTLKLAKS